Proteins from a genomic interval of Gadus macrocephalus chromosome 2, ASM3116895v1:
- the LOC132452585 gene encoding G-protein coupled receptor family C group 5 member D isoform X1, protein MTFSSWKPPSPPLLLLLLFLSQWNSTTSNPPTTIASNTSSSSPADTIVINATLEEAVWGCGAGLDPAYRYLCDRHAVWGVVLEALASLGFLLSAGLLLGLLLWALCTCRRRSKGSGLGGTLAAVTLFLIATAGLFALTFAFIVRLGPRTCPVRLFLFGVLFALAFGCLLARATALLGFAAARGWGEPALALGLFAVQAVIGTEWLLVVLVRDGLPCEYSQEEFVMLQIYALCLLAAALLLSLHAVCRSCRSYGYTGGNGRWQGRNEAAMLFLTVLLSAAIWVVWIVMMTWGNGRIGRRPRWDDPVLSVVLVASGWVFLMGHGLTRVTLFCQEEAQAQEGPLSFAGWTSPNAEIPGLSSVKEGRENGSFENDVGTGKGRRQGRGAGKGPVREPTLKSPYESGFSMSEIDPERDYTIPRPQTTNTSQPLLIQTHNLDVLGDGGSLAENKLQMKLLETGGTSGENGR, encoded by the exons ATGACATTTTCATCTTGGAAGCCCCcatcccctccactcctcctcctcctcctcttcctgagcCAGTGGAACAGCACCACCtcaaacccccccaccaccatcgcctcaaacacctcctcctcctcccccgccgaCACCATCGTCATCAACGCCACCCTCGAGGAGGCGGTGTGGGGCTGCGGTGCGGGGCTCGACCCGGCCTACCGCTACCTGTGCGACCGCCATGCCGTGTGGGGCGTGGTGCTGGAGGCCCTGGCCTCCCTGGGCTTCCTGCTGAGCGCCGGCCTCCTGCTGGGCCTGCTCCTCTGGGCGCTGTGCACGTGCCGCCGCCGCAGCAAGGGCAGCGGCCTGGGCGGCACGCTGGCCGCTGTGACCCTCTTCCTGATTGCCACCGCCGGCCTCTTCGCGCTCACCTTCGCCTTCATCGTCCGCCTCGGGCCCCGGACCTGCCCCGTGCGGCTCTTCCTGTTCGGCGTGCTGTTCGCCTTGGCGTTCGGCTGCCTGCTGGCCCGCGCCACGGCCCTGCTGGGCTTCGCGGCGGCCCGGGGCTGGGGGGAGCCGGCGTTGGCCCTGGGGCTCTTCGCGGTGCAGGCGGTGATCGGGACGGAGTGGCTGCTGGTGGTCCTGGTCCGGGACGGGTTGCCCTGCGAGTACAGCCAGGAGGAGTTTGTGATGCTGCAGATCTACGCGCTGTGTCTCCTGGCCGCGGCGCTGCTGCTGTCGCTCCACGCCGTCTGCCGCTCGTGCCGCTCCTACGGCTACACGGGCGGGAACGGCCGCTGGCAGGGCCGGAACGAGGCGGCCATGCTGTTCCTCACCGTGCTGCTCTCCGCCGCCATCTGGGTGGTCTGGATCGTCATGATGACCTGGGGGAACGGCAGGATAGGCCGGCGGCCGCGGTGGGACGACCCGGTGCTGAGCGTGGTGTTGGTGGCCAGCGGCTGGGTGTTTCTGATGGGCCACGGGCTGACCCGGGTCACCCTGTTCTGCCAGGAGGAGGCTCAGGCCCAGGAGGGTCCGCTGAGCTTCGCGGGCTGGACCAGCCCCAACGCGGAGATCCCGGGGCTGAGCAGCGTGAAGGAAGGCCGGGAGAACGGCAGCTTCGAGAACGACGTCGGCACTGGGAAAG GGAGGAGACAAGGGAGGGGAGCCGGGAAGGGACCGGTGAGGGAGCCGACGTTGAAGTCCCCATACGAGTCAGGCTTCTCCATGTCG GAAATAGATCCGGAGAGAGACTACACCATCCCTCGACCTCAGACCACCAACACCAGCCAGCC ACTTTTAATTCAAACTCACAATCTGGATGTTTTGGGGGATGGGGGTTCATTGGCTGAAAACAAACTCCAGATGAAACTGCTGGAAA
- the LOC132452585 gene encoding G-protein coupled receptor family C group 5 member D isoform X3 has product MTFSSWKPPSPPLLLLLLFLSQWNSTTSNPPTTIASNTSSSSPADTIVINATLEEAVWGCGAGLDPAYRYLCDRHAVWGVVLEALASLGFLLSAGLLLGLLLWALCTCRRRSKGSGLGGTLAAVTLFLIATAGLFALTFAFIVRLGPRTCPVRLFLFGVLFALAFGCLLARATALLGFAAARGWGEPALALGLFAVQAVIGTEWLLVVLVRDGLPCEYSQEEFVMLQIYALCLLAAALLLSLHAVCRSCRSYGYTGGNGRWQGRNEAAMLFLTVLLSAAIWVVWIVMMTWGNGRIGRRPRWDDPVLSVVLVASGWVFLMGHGLTRVTLFCQEEAQAQEGPLSFAGWTSPNAEIPGLSSVKEGRENGSFENDVGTGKGRRQGRGAGKGPVREPTLKSPYESGFSMSEIDPERDYTIPRPQTTNTSQP; this is encoded by the exons ATGACATTTTCATCTTGGAAGCCCCcatcccctccactcctcctcctcctcctcttcctgagcCAGTGGAACAGCACCACCtcaaacccccccaccaccatcgcctcaaacacctcctcctcctcccccgccgaCACCATCGTCATCAACGCCACCCTCGAGGAGGCGGTGTGGGGCTGCGGTGCGGGGCTCGACCCGGCCTACCGCTACCTGTGCGACCGCCATGCCGTGTGGGGCGTGGTGCTGGAGGCCCTGGCCTCCCTGGGCTTCCTGCTGAGCGCCGGCCTCCTGCTGGGCCTGCTCCTCTGGGCGCTGTGCACGTGCCGCCGCCGCAGCAAGGGCAGCGGCCTGGGCGGCACGCTGGCCGCTGTGACCCTCTTCCTGATTGCCACCGCCGGCCTCTTCGCGCTCACCTTCGCCTTCATCGTCCGCCTCGGGCCCCGGACCTGCCCCGTGCGGCTCTTCCTGTTCGGCGTGCTGTTCGCCTTGGCGTTCGGCTGCCTGCTGGCCCGCGCCACGGCCCTGCTGGGCTTCGCGGCGGCCCGGGGCTGGGGGGAGCCGGCGTTGGCCCTGGGGCTCTTCGCGGTGCAGGCGGTGATCGGGACGGAGTGGCTGCTGGTGGTCCTGGTCCGGGACGGGTTGCCCTGCGAGTACAGCCAGGAGGAGTTTGTGATGCTGCAGATCTACGCGCTGTGTCTCCTGGCCGCGGCGCTGCTGCTGTCGCTCCACGCCGTCTGCCGCTCGTGCCGCTCCTACGGCTACACGGGCGGGAACGGCCGCTGGCAGGGCCGGAACGAGGCGGCCATGCTGTTCCTCACCGTGCTGCTCTCCGCCGCCATCTGGGTGGTCTGGATCGTCATGATGACCTGGGGGAACGGCAGGATAGGCCGGCGGCCGCGGTGGGACGACCCGGTGCTGAGCGTGGTGTTGGTGGCCAGCGGCTGGGTGTTTCTGATGGGCCACGGGCTGACCCGGGTCACCCTGTTCTGCCAGGAGGAGGCTCAGGCCCAGGAGGGTCCGCTGAGCTTCGCGGGCTGGACCAGCCCCAACGCGGAGATCCCGGGGCTGAGCAGCGTGAAGGAAGGCCGGGAGAACGGCAGCTTCGAGAACGACGTCGGCACTGGGAAAG GGAGGAGACAAGGGAGGGGAGCCGGGAAGGGACCGGTGAGGGAGCCGACGTTGAAGTCCCCATACGAGTCAGGCTTCTCCATGTCG GAAATAGATCCGGAGAGAGACTACACCATCCCTCGACCTCAGACCACCAACACCAGCCAGCC ATGA
- the LOC132452585 gene encoding G-protein coupled receptor family C group 5 member D isoform X2: MTFSSWKPPSPPLLLLLLFLSQWNSTTSNPPTTIASNTSSSSPADTIVINATLEEAVWGCGAGLDPAYRYLCDRHAVWGVVLEALASLGFLLSAGLLLGLLLWALCTCRRRSKGSGLGGTLAAVTLFLIATAGLFALTFAFIVRLGPRTCPVRLFLFGVLFALAFGCLLARATALLGFAAARGWGEPALALGLFAVQAVIGTEWLLVVLVRDGLPCEYSQEEFVMLQIYALCLLAAALLLSLHAVCRSCRSYGYTGGNGRWQGRNEAAMLFLTVLLSAAIWVVWIVMMTWGNGRIGRRPRWDDPVLSVVLVASGWVFLMGHGLTRVTLFCQEEAQAQEGPLSFAGWTSPNAEIPGLSSVKEGRENGSFENDVGTGKGRRQGRGAGKGPVREPTLKSPYESGFSMSEIDPERDYTIPRPQTTNTSQPYDQYYTHSFNN; encoded by the exons ATGACATTTTCATCTTGGAAGCCCCcatcccctccactcctcctcctcctcctcttcctgagcCAGTGGAACAGCACCACCtcaaacccccccaccaccatcgcctcaaacacctcctcctcctcccccgccgaCACCATCGTCATCAACGCCACCCTCGAGGAGGCGGTGTGGGGCTGCGGTGCGGGGCTCGACCCGGCCTACCGCTACCTGTGCGACCGCCATGCCGTGTGGGGCGTGGTGCTGGAGGCCCTGGCCTCCCTGGGCTTCCTGCTGAGCGCCGGCCTCCTGCTGGGCCTGCTCCTCTGGGCGCTGTGCACGTGCCGCCGCCGCAGCAAGGGCAGCGGCCTGGGCGGCACGCTGGCCGCTGTGACCCTCTTCCTGATTGCCACCGCCGGCCTCTTCGCGCTCACCTTCGCCTTCATCGTCCGCCTCGGGCCCCGGACCTGCCCCGTGCGGCTCTTCCTGTTCGGCGTGCTGTTCGCCTTGGCGTTCGGCTGCCTGCTGGCCCGCGCCACGGCCCTGCTGGGCTTCGCGGCGGCCCGGGGCTGGGGGGAGCCGGCGTTGGCCCTGGGGCTCTTCGCGGTGCAGGCGGTGATCGGGACGGAGTGGCTGCTGGTGGTCCTGGTCCGGGACGGGTTGCCCTGCGAGTACAGCCAGGAGGAGTTTGTGATGCTGCAGATCTACGCGCTGTGTCTCCTGGCCGCGGCGCTGCTGCTGTCGCTCCACGCCGTCTGCCGCTCGTGCCGCTCCTACGGCTACACGGGCGGGAACGGCCGCTGGCAGGGCCGGAACGAGGCGGCCATGCTGTTCCTCACCGTGCTGCTCTCCGCCGCCATCTGGGTGGTCTGGATCGTCATGATGACCTGGGGGAACGGCAGGATAGGCCGGCGGCCGCGGTGGGACGACCCGGTGCTGAGCGTGGTGTTGGTGGCCAGCGGCTGGGTGTTTCTGATGGGCCACGGGCTGACCCGGGTCACCCTGTTCTGCCAGGAGGAGGCTCAGGCCCAGGAGGGTCCGCTGAGCTTCGCGGGCTGGACCAGCCCCAACGCGGAGATCCCGGGGCTGAGCAGCGTGAAGGAAGGCCGGGAGAACGGCAGCTTCGAGAACGACGTCGGCACTGGGAAAG GGAGGAGACAAGGGAGGGGAGCCGGGAAGGGACCGGTGAGGGAGCCGACGTTGAAGTCCCCATACGAGTCAGGCTTCTCCATGTCG GAAATAGATCCGGAGAGAGACTACACCATCCCTCGACCTCAGACCACCAACACCAGCCAGCCGTATGACCAGTACTACACACATAGCTTCAACAACTAA